The window CGGCGAGGTTGCCGATCCCGACCGTCTCGATGGCGTCGGCGACGGCGGCGCGGTCGGCCTCGGAGAGCCGCCCCCGGCCGGCGTGTGCGAACCGGCCCATGGTGACGCACTCGCGGACCGTGACGGGCATCGCCCCGCCGCGGCTCGTCGCCTGCTGGGAGACGTAGCCGATCCGGCCGCCGTCGTCGAACTCGTCGATCGGTCGACCGAACAGCTCGACGGTCCCCTCGTCGGGCTCGTGAAGCCCGAGCATGAGGTGGAGCAGCGTCGTCTTGCCGGAGCCGTTCGGACCGACGAGCCCGAGGAAATCGCCCGCCTCGACCGTCAGAGAGACGTCTCTCACGGCGACGGTGTCGCCGTAGGCGAACGTCACGTCGTCGAGGTCGACGATTTCGGTCACTGCGTGTCCCGTCTCTGGGTCGCCCGAACGTTTAGCTCTTTTAGTCCGTCGGCGGCGGGGCGGTCGGCCGGCGCCGCGGCCCGGCGGCGCCGGTTCACCGGACGCCGAATCCGCGCTCGAACGCGGGGACGTTGACCTCGGTCATCTGTTCGAGGTAGCCGTAGCCGGCGTCGTTCCACTCCCGCGTCGTACCGCCCGCCGGGCTGACGGCCGCCATCTCCGTCGCGTCGCTGTTCTCGACGATCGTCTCGGCGAGCGTCGTCGACGCGAAGCGGTCGTACAGCACCGTGTCGATTCCCTCGTCGTTCACCAGCTCGATGGTGTCGGCGATCTCGCTCTGGCTCGGCTCGTTCTGCGGCGAGACGCCGACCGGCGAGTGGAGGCGGAACCCGTAGCGCGCCTCCAGGTACTGGAAGGAGTTGTGGCCCGCGATGACGGCCACGTCGCGGTCGGCGCGCTCGGCGATCGACTCGAAGGCGGCGTCGACGCCGTCGAGCTCCTCGGCGTAGGCGGCCGCGTTGTCGGCGTAGGCCTCGGCGTTGTCGGGGT is drawn from Halorubrum sp. CBA1229 and contains these coding sequences:
- a CDS encoding metal ABC transporter ATP-binding protein, whose translation is MTEIVDLDDVTFAYGDTVAVRDVSLTVEAGDFLGLVGPNGSGKTTLLHLMLGLHEPDEGTVELFGRPIDEFDDGGRIGYVSQQATSRGGAMPVTVRECVTMGRFAHAGRGRLSEADRAAVADAIETVGIGNLADRLVTELSGGQKQRAYIARALASDADLLALDEPTVGVDAESRDAFYALLDELNDDGITIILIEHDIGVVTDRANRIACINTELYHHGDTESFVESDALSEAYGATGQVVHHHH